The sequence below is a genomic window from Sphingomonas jaspsi DSM 18422.
GTCGCGCTCGGCCTCGCCTTCATCGGCGGCTGGCCGTTCGCGCTGATGGTCGCCCTGATGGCGACGGGAATGTATGTCGAATGGACCCGCATCGTGCGCGACTGGGGCATCGGCTGGAAGATCCTCGGATTTATCTACTGCCTGCTTCCCGCGCTCGCCCTGCTATGGATCCGCGAGCGCGCGGAATATCAGGGGTTGGGTACGGGGCCGGACCTGCTGATCTGGGTGTTCCTCGTCGTGTGGTCGACCGATATCGGAGCCTATTTCGCGGGCCGTGCCATTGGCGGGCCCAAGCTGGCGCCGTCGATCAGCCCCAACAAGACCATAGCCGGGCTTGTCGGCGGCGTGATCAGCGCGGCTGCGATTTCCGGCCTATGGGCATACAGTCAGGGCCTTCCCACCATCCTTTACGGCATGGCGGTTCCATTCGCCATTGCGGCACAGGGCGGTGACCTGTTCGAAAGCGGGTTGAAGCGCCGGGCAGGGGTCAAGGACAGCGGCAACTGGCTGCCCGGGCATGGCGGCCTGCTCGACCGGCTTGACGGGTTGGTTCCGGTTTCGGTCCTGACCGCTGCGCTGATGCTGAGCGGCTGGCTATGACGGTCAGGCGCATATCCATCCTTGGGGCGACCGGATCGGTCGGCACGTCGACGCTCGACCTGGTCGAACGCAGTCGCGACGCGTTCGACGTGTTTGCGCTGACGGCGGCCACTAATGTCGACAAGTTGGCGGATGCCGCACTACGTACGGGCGCCAATCTGGCGGTAATCGACCGGGCAGAACTGCTGCCGGATTTGCGCGACCGTCTAAAGGGTAGCGGTTGCCGTGCGGAGACTGGGGCTGATGCCCTGCGCGAAGCGGCAGCAGGCGACGTCGACTGGGTCATGGCCTCGATCGTCGGGTGCGCAGGGCTGGAACCGGTGATGGCCGCCGTAGACGCGGGCAAGACCGTGGGTCTGGCCAACAAGGAATCGCTCGTCACCGCAGGCGGGCTGATGACGGCGGCGGCCGCGAGGTCGGGTTCGACGATCCTTCCGGTCGATAGCGAACATAACGCGATATTCCAGTGTCTTCAGGGCCATCGTTCGCAAGATGTTGCAAAACTGATCTTGACCGCAAGCGGTGGCCCGTTCCGAACCCGCAGTCGCGAAGAGATGGCTGCAATGACCCCCGAACAGGCAGTGGCCCATCCCAATTGGTCGATGGGCGCCAAAATCAGCGTCGACAGCGCATCGATGATGAACAAGGGCCTTGAACTGATCGAAGCGCATCACCTGTTCGGCCTGCCGTCGGAGCGCATCGCCATTCTCGTCCACCCCCAGTCGGTCATTCATTCGATGGTCGAATATGTAGACGGGTCGGTACTGGCGCAGCTTGGCAGTCCCGACATGAGGATTCCGATTGCGCACGCGCTGGCCTTTCCCGGCCGTATCGACACCCCGGCGGAAAAGCTCGATCTGGCCAAGGTTGCGTCACTAACGTTCGAAACGCCGGACCCGGTACGATTCCCGGCGCTTCGGCTCGCGCGGCAGGCTCTGGAGGCGGGCGGGGCGCAGCCGATTGCCCTCAATGCGGCGAATGAGGTTGCGGTCGCAGCTTTTCTAGACCGGAAAATCGGCTTTCTCGACATCCCGCGGCTGGTCGAAGACGTCATGGCTCGCACTGGCGCAGGGCAGCCCCAATCCATCGCCGAGGTCATCGACATTGATCGCCGTTCTCGGGCACTTAGCATTGAATTGATGACGGAAATCGCCGCCTGATGCTCGCCCAGCCGCCCATCTGGTTTATTGCCATCGCGTTCGTATGCGCGATCGGCCCGCTCGTGTTTTTCCACGAGCTTGGCCACTATTGGGTTGCGCGCTGGTTCGGGATCGGCGCTTCGCAGTTTTCGATCGGGTTCGGTCGCGAATTGACCGGCTGGACGGACAAGCGGGGAACGCGGTGGAAGATCGGCTGGATGCCTTTGGGGGGCTATGTGCGCTTCATCGGCGATATGAACGCCGCCAGCCAGGCCGATGCCAATGCCGACCTCAGCAGCGAAGAGCAGGCCGTAGCATTTCACAACCGTCCGTGGTGGCAACGCTTTCTGGTAGTGCTTGCCGGGCCGGTCGCCAATTTCGTCTTGGCGATCGCGATTTTTGCCACTTTCTTTGCCAGTTACGGTTTCCCCAACACGCCGCCAGTGGCAGCCAGCATCGCGCCGGGCAGCGCCGCCGAGGCCGCGCAACTTCATGTCGGCGACCGGATCGTCAGCGTTGCCGGACAGGCGACGAGGCGCTTCGAAGATATACAGCGGATCGTGTCGATCCGCCCTGGCGAGCAAATCGACCTTATGGTCGAGCGAAACCAGGCCGTGCGCACTGTCCCGGTGCGATTGGGCTCGGTCGAACAGGTGGACGAATTCGGGCAGAAATACCGGATCGGCCAGCTGGGCATCGGCGTGCCGCAACGCGAATTCGAGAAGATTTCCGTTGGTGCCGCCATCCCGGCTGCAGCAGGCTACGCATTTGATCTCACCCGGTCGATGGTCGACGGGCTGGTGCAGATCCTGACCGGCCAGCGATCGACCAAGGATCTCGGCGGTCCCTTGAAGATGGCCCAGATTGCCGGCCAACAGCTGTCGCTCGGATTATTCGAATTCGTTCAGCTTGTTGCGCTGTTCTCGATTAATCTGGGATTCATCAACCTGTTGCCAATTCCAACGCTCGATGGTGGACATCTGGTCTTCTACGCCGCAGAAGCGGTCCGGCGAAAGCCGGTCAGTCTGCGGGCGATGGATTGGGCTTTTCGCGGTGGTCTTGCCCTGCTTCTTGCTCTCCTCGTCTTCGTCACGCTCAACGATCTTGCGTCGTTCGGCCTGTTCGAAGGACTTGGGCGCTTGATTGGCTAGTAAGGTTCGGGCAGGGCAAGAATATCAGTCTGGCGCGGCCCCAACGGCGGCGTCGTAAATTAAGAGTAGGGCGGGGACGCGTGACTTCCACCAGCAATCGTTTCACCAGTCGCACGGGCCGGATTCTCCTGGTCGGCACCATCTTGGGAGGCTGGGCGGCGCCCTTGCTGGCACAGGCTGCGCCTGCCCCGGCGCCGAGCGGCGGCGCGCTGCTCACGGCACCGGCGGCAAGCCGGACCATCCGTTCGATCCGCGTCGTCGGTTCCGAACGTCTCGAACCGGAAACGGTGCGTAGCTATGCCGGCCTGGTCCCGGGTCAGGAATATACCGCCGAAGTGCTCGATCAGGCGCTGAAGGACCTGTACGCGACCCAGTTGTTCGCCGACGCCCAGATCGAAGGTGCCGACACCGGCGACATCCTGATCCGCGTCAAGGAAAACCCGGTCATCAACCGCATCGTCCTTGAAGGCAACAAGCGGATCAAGAACGACAAGATCCTGCCGGAAATCAAGCTGGCACCGCGCCAGATCTTCACCCGTTCGGGTGCTCGTGCCGACGTCGATCGCATCATCGAACTGTATCGCCGCCAGGGCCGGTTCGCCGCGTCGGTCGAACCCAAGATCGTCAATCTCGACCAGAACCGCGTCGATGTCGTCTTCGAAATCTCGGAAGGCGACAAGTCCAAGGTTCGCGCGATCAATATCATCGGCAACGAGAAGTTCGGCGACGGCCGCCTGCGCAAGGAGATGTATACCAAGCAGGCCGGCGGCATCCTCGGCTTCATCAAGTCGAACGATAGCTATGACCCGGACCGGCTTGCCGCCGACCAGCA
It includes:
- a CDS encoding phosphatidate cytidylyltransferase encodes the protein MSELAKRTVVGMILIVVALGLAFIGGWPFALMVALMATGMYVEWTRIVRDWGIGWKILGFIYCLLPALALLWIRERAEYQGLGTGPDLLIWVFLVVWSTDIGAYFAGRAIGGPKLAPSISPNKTIAGLVGGVISAAAISGLWAYSQGLPTILYGMAVPFAIAAQGGDLFESGLKRRAGVKDSGNWLPGHGGLLDRLDGLVPVSVLTAALMLSGWL
- a CDS encoding 1-deoxy-D-xylulose-5-phosphate reductoisomerase, which encodes MTVRRISILGATGSVGTSTLDLVERSRDAFDVFALTAATNVDKLADAALRTGANLAVIDRAELLPDLRDRLKGSGCRAETGADALREAAAGDVDWVMASIVGCAGLEPVMAAVDAGKTVGLANKESLVTAGGLMTAAAARSGSTILPVDSEHNAIFQCLQGHRSQDVAKLILTASGGPFRTRSREEMAAMTPEQAVAHPNWSMGAKISVDSASMMNKGLELIEAHHLFGLPSERIAILVHPQSVIHSMVEYVDGSVLAQLGSPDMRIPIAHALAFPGRIDTPAEKLDLAKVASLTFETPDPVRFPALRLARQALEAGGAQPIALNAANEVAVAAFLDRKIGFLDIPRLVEDVMARTGAGQPQSIAEVIDIDRRSRALSIELMTEIAA
- a CDS encoding M50 family metallopeptidase — protein: MLAQPPIWFIAIAFVCAIGPLVFFHELGHYWVARWFGIGASQFSIGFGRELTGWTDKRGTRWKIGWMPLGGYVRFIGDMNAASQADANADLSSEEQAVAFHNRPWWQRFLVVLAGPVANFVLAIAIFATFFASYGFPNTPPVAASIAPGSAAEAAQLHVGDRIVSVAGQATRRFEDIQRIVSIRPGEQIDLMVERNQAVRTVPVRLGSVEQVDEFGQKYRIGQLGIGVPQREFEKISVGAAIPAAAGYAFDLTRSMVDGLVQILTGQRSTKDLGGPLKMAQIAGQQLSLGLFEFVQLVALFSINLGFINLLPIPTLDGGHLVFYAAEAVRRKPVSLRAMDWAFRGGLALLLALLVFVTLNDLASFGLFEGLGRLIG